aaaatggggcttgggagcaattgcaaattgcgtcgggcaaggtaatctgggcaaacgcttgggatccgtgtgtgtgtgggacgcttccctgaagacttgtgtgctttcctgtgctgagacgtaagttgattggaatccaaggtcagacggcgggagggattgtgtgggcatttgtttgtgcaaacctgtgtttactcttattagcttgaccttccgtcgtctttctgacggacgccatctcctgctttgagaacccggactgaactgaccacggcttgtcttcccccccttcttggacttggaaaaactacaaacgtctgcttctggctttgatctacggaacggaactggtctactctacttctacaatccttggctgaattgctcgtgttggagatcctgtctactgtgtgtgtgtgggagcgacgcaagttactctaagcacagtgctggcagcagagaggaatctgctgccaattagttgcattctttgtatcttttgttccttggctttcgttctgttaatacctaggctgaagcaagcagtttgtttttacccggattaaactccggtttaatccggtttatcttttgaacatttacttttgtccctttttgctcctaaaggcaaaaactgcctggcccttgtgtttttacgggcatttttgagttctgtaatctaataaactctgttactttgaatcttgtggcgttctgtccttgacacaaacaagatagatatgctggatttcatatcacaaaatcacaagtcaaacacttcccaagtgtctaggactgtgtgatgtattttcggatgatgcgtgcagatcccagtagggtggccttttgcagttggcagatcataattttgtcaatgtctattgtttccaaatgccggctgagatcttttggcacggcacccaatgtgcccatcaccaccgggaccacttgcactggtttctgccagagtctttgaagttcaatcttgaggtcctgatagcggctgagtttttcctgtttttattattattattattattattattattattattattattattatttattaggttattgttgataccatattgtttttgttgcccctacttttccacttatagagctagtttattgtttttctttgaaatacagtaaatattcaaaaacatttaacctactgatgcctcgattaatgaaattttattggtatctatttttattttgaaatttacccatagctgctgcatttcccaccctcggcttatacttgagtcaataaattatcccagttttttgtggtaaaattaggtgcctcggcttatattcgagtcggcttatactcgagtatatatggtaaatccaCAACGTCCGCCACTGTCCTGAGTCTTGTTTGCAACTGTTCCAAACTCTCACTCACCCAACCGGGCCTCTACTGGGTTGATGACATGGGGAAGGCTATGGACGCTCAGGCGGTAACTGGAGGACGCAGGGTCAAAACGAGGCGTCACTCCTAATGCTGCGTAATAGAGGATCTGCAAAAGGAAACATGGGGAAAAAGAGCACTGAGAAGGTTGTTATGGCACAACATGTCGCAAAAGATTACAGAGTGGAAGAAGAAGATGGAAGCTCCCGAGAGAGATTTCGATCAAACATTACAATGGAAagtggagaaaaagaaaggaattatgggattcacaTATAACAAACTCATAGATAACCAATACAATACTAATGAAATGGTATAGGACCCCCCAGCAAAGAGCCCATATTTGGATATAtcgataaaatcaaaataataacaacactcaCTTGTGAGTCCACTGAAAACTCGGCCACGGGGCTCAGCTTCTCCAGCATTGGCTTCACAAAGCGCCGGATGGCCCCCTCGATGTCCCAATGCACGTCGTGAGACCTCGGATCTGGGTTCAGCAAGCTGAAGGTGATCTCGTATCCTACATGCAAGACAAGACACACGTGCTCTAGAGCTGTGCTTTGCGTGCGGTCAACTGATAGACTGGACTTGTTTGATGAGTGTGGCACTTGGCTTTGCATGCTAAGAAGCTTCTTCTCTAGGGCTCGAATAAACTTAGGTCTGAATAGAGCTGTACTTTGCAATGCAGAAAGCCATTACTATTGTTGcagtattttatgttattattagtagtagtatgccAGAAAGCCATCCATGCAACTATAGTATGAACTGAGATGTGCTTTGCATACCAGAAAACCACTGCTTTGTATTCCAGAAAACCAATCATGCAAATATCAGATGAACTGAGCTGTGCTTTGCATACCAGAAAACCACTGCTTTGTATTTCAGAAAACCAATCATGCAAATATCATATGAACTGAGCTGTGCTTTCCATACCAGAAAACCATTACTGTGTATTCCAGAAAACCAATCATGCAAATATCAGATGAACCGAGCTGTGCTTTGCATACTAGAAAACCATTGTTCTGTGGTCAAACTGTACTATGCTTGGAACACTAGAAAGCCCCTGGGAATGACATGTGGAGGGTGTCCAACCCATGTCCTACCAAGACTGGACTTGACGGGCCGCTTCCACTCGGCGCCTGGTTGGCCAATGAGGACGCGGTCAGCAAGGGCTTCTGCGAGGGAGTCAGGTGTGAAGGACATGGCGTGGGCCACTCGCTGGACGTGAGCGTCCACTTTGGTGAGGGCATCCTCCGCGTTGAGAGGGGACCGAAGGACGGCACTGCGGTGCTTCCCGACAAACACGGCAACGTCCTGCAGAACAGATGCAGGAGAAGCAGTTACGTTGACGGGTCACATAATATATATAgcaacatatattatatataatataatacaaatggGATCCCAAACATTGTGCAGAAGGTGTtgaagaaggctttcatggtcggaatcactgggttgctgtgagtcttctgggctgtatggccatgttccagcatcgaacaagagggatcctctcacctctgcaggagtctaccgtataccatgcagctgtggacaagtctgtgAGCGTGGGTGTCAGGGTGCGAGCTGGGTGGGTTTctccaaactccatcaatcatcttctccagcaccctgatgaattggttgcaatcgtctgcctcaccaattcctcttcaacgtcagactcaaacacatctgtagtctgaagtccaaacatttatttccatatctatatttacaaagcacagcaaaagccatcgctctgagctggcatttctctatagcctcttcgctcggcaagcaccagctcaacacactcagagataagaagcacattcctcagttcgaaggaagttccgacctccaaagaccggaaatcatgcctgataggtcatagcaggctgtcagtctaactagcctgctgttaactgtttcattgctgaaacacacactcttgcctaacagcagaaaacacttgattttcatacacatacagccataatccaacaaaatctacatagggacacccaaacacagcagcattgcccaggcacgaatcaaggaacacgaaagacactgcagactaactcagccatagcagagcccttgatgaccCAACCTGgcatattatttgaaagtacagaaatgctgaaccattcTTAACAAATactatgtcaggctacacagagaagccattataATCAACAAGCgtctgaacaatttcaacagaaaggaggaaaccatgaaaatgaacacaatctggctgccagtattaaaaaaaacctctaaaatcagaacagtaaataaagaacaacactcagaaacaggggaatcccagacaggaaacaatcaacaacaaattcccccaggcaggaagcagccaggctttgaagctgaaaggcaattcaatgctaatcaagctggccaatggcaacattcacacttgcttccaacagacaagagttatttctttttcccaccctggacataattccacagatatataaacctcacttgcctagtttccaacagacctcacaacctctgaggatgcctgccatagatgtgggtgaaacgtcaggagagaatgcttctggaacatggcgagacAGCCCAGAACCCTCACAGCAACATTGTGCAGAATCTCATTATAATAAAATCGGATAATGGACCTGTGGGAGGAGAAGGGAGTTTTGTGGAACCACATAAACAGTGATGGACCCCATGGAGGTCTCTTCTGTTGTCCGAAGGCTGGAATCGACCTCTGGAACGAGACAGAAAGGGGACAATAGTGTAATTTGGAATTTGCATCACCCTGCccactttcctattcttttctatggcacacagcaaacagaggaattgatcagaaaATGAACATACtgtagaggtttggggagaattcaccatgatttataggagttgtaggtactgggatgtatagttcacatgcaatctaagaacactctgaactccaccaacaatggacctagaACTCACTtagcagaacccccatgaccaataaaaatactggaggtttttGGGGGGATTTAgaggacttgtagttcacctacatccatgaattcaaacaatgatggatctggacccaacttggcatgcatacccaaaatgcccacatttgaatacttttGGGTTTTGGGTGGAATTGGCTTGGATATTTTGGAGTTGTgcgtactgggatgtatagttcacctacaatcaatgagCACCCTGatctccaccaaagatggaattggaccaaactcggcacacagggcccccatgaccagcaaaaaatactgaaggtctttggggaaaattcaccttgttttgggggagttgtagttcacctacctccagagagcactgtgaatccaaacactgatggatctggaccaaacctgacacacatacctgatatgccgaaactggattactggaggagtttggggagaaCTGGCCTTcctctctgggagttgtagtttactcacaactagagaaactgtgacctccaccaatgatggacctggacctaacttggcacacagaacccccaggactaactcaacctactggaagggtttgagtggAGTTCTAGTTCACTCTGCAACCTGAGAGCACACTGAGCCTCACTGATAATGCATCCAGAGCAcatttgcccaacataacaaacttaaaGTACTGATAGAATTTCTTGGGGTTAAGCTGgcctgatgtgagttgtagttcacccacaaccttatgcatttttacaattaaaaattgattttttcaaaTAGCCTGGGCAACGCTGgggacccaagctagtaaataataaataataccttCCAGTGACTTCTGCGCCAGAATCATTTCCTCCTGCGTTGTCGCGCGGCGGTAGAACATCTCATAATGGGAGGTCACACTGGTCTTGGCTGCGAGAGGCAAACAGACGTGTCAAATCCACTACGTTTTTAAAATCTCTTGGTCCTATTGGTCGCCTACGCCAAGAGCGGGGCTGCTGAGCATGTTCAAAGTTTTCTTGCACTTACGATTCAAGGGGATCTCGACGTCCTGCATCTTGCGGGAAGGGAGTTTGCGCTCCTGCTTCGCCGGCAGCGACCCTTTTGCGAAGACGACCGACACCGGCACTGTCAGCTGGAACTGAATGACAGCAAAATCCTTAATTAATTGACGGAAACAGTGGATGAAAGATTACGCAGTGCAAGgaaggctgtagccaaggggctGGTTGAGaagttcaaaccacccccaaatttttcaggttaaaaaaaccctgtttaCTCCTGAATTTCAACTGGCACCTTTCAGCAAGCACGTCCAGAAggatctcaaccaaattttgattattcacactatcatttcTATATTTCTACTAATTTACAtttcaatagcagcaatagctgacaagTTGGCCTACTTGCAGCCAGCAGGCAAAGCCAAAGGTACCGgcctggccgggggggggggggagatttgtTGTGGCTCGGAGGATTTTTCAGAGGATGAATTTCAAAGTGAAGAGCCTGTTAGGGATCAGAGAAAATTCCAGGCCGAGAAGGCTTTGTTTAGGATTCCAGTGCTTGTTCCCAGCCAACAGAAAGTGTAGATTTCAGTTCCCTTGTGAaatggggagttttcccaagaagccagattaggtttgagaacagagggagtgaaaaatagtcTAATCAGACGTTCTGAGAGAATTCGTGAGAAatccttgaagcccaggtgcattcagcatgatctcatggcttcttggtcaggcttaaatcaagtgtttactttgtgcttctcagaggagacaactTTGCCATAAGGATGGTATTCctgtctcagctctcaagttcaAGATTCAAGATtcctgtctttgtctttgttcctcGAAGGGTGTGCATTGGAAAAGCTCCTGTTTTTATGCTCGTGCATAATTTGAACGACTGATGGATTTTGGCTCTCTTGACAAAATTCACTTTGTCATTTTTGGATTGctgctattttgtattttctaCTCTACTGCATTTTTGGgaaatccttttttccctttgcaCATGCTTTTCCTACTAAACTTTTGTAGTCTATTGGACTCTGGTATGCTGTTGGGTGAAAAGTTAtctcaaggctagagtgcaacaggATTTGACCTGGATGGCAGgtggaaactgaggtgtctccactggttcatctaatccaagccctgccaaggaAACCATGGAataggagcaaagagaagaagctgtgccaTTGTTAGCCtccctggctacgggcctgggaggaggagttgcgaCCCGGCCCTACCGACCCTTAAGGTGTCCAGCTCCGCAATCTCGGCGTACGGCAACGAGGCCCGGTAGGTCTCCGTTGTTTTCCACCAGAGCGGAAGCCCCAGAACCACGGCAATGGCGGCGAAGGAGAGCGCGGCATACTTTCCTCGGGTCTTCTCTGCAGGAGAACGAGGggaaataaaaaagagagagagaaagagagagagaagtcaGTCCTGAGTTCAAATCTAACACATCTGGGAAAGGCCTGGAGGCAACCTCAGCCTTTAATGGTGCCTTTCCAGCTCCTGGAAGCCTAGGAGACaaattggactacaaatcccattattcccaCAACCTTATAAATCCCACGGTCCCCTTCGGATCCCACAATCTGCAAATCCCACTATCTCCTAGTCTtgtatataaatactagctgggcccggccacgcgttgctgtccTAGGTGGGTTTTTGtctgtggaggcaagtatgaatgttgtaattagtcaccttgaatgttgtaattagtcaccttgattagcattgaatgagcttgcagcttcaaagcgtggttgtttcatccctgggggaatcttttgttgggaggtgttagctggctctggttgtttcctgtctggaatacccttattctcaaagtgttgttctttatttactgtcctgattgtagagttttttttaaagatggctaccaggttttgttcattttgatggttcccaggaactcaataataatgatgatgatgatgatgactctgagggggaatcctttgttgggaagtgttagctggctctggttgtttcatatctggaatatgtctagctgtgctCAGTGACGCATTGAAGCCCCACCTGGTTAACGTCACCAAGTTtctgggggaaggggggggggctctgcacATGCGTGgtttgtaatttttggttttgggggggttTCTGAAATTTGGACGTAATTTTATAGGGttctttgatggaaagacatagattggatgactatgtcttctgtggccaaatttggtgtgatttggtccagtagttttgttgtttactccatgggaattatgcacattacatttttgtgtgtgtgtgtgtgtgttaacattTTCTTTATTCCTTTATCCAATTTGTCGTCGATCCACTccctttgtggccaaatttggtgtgatttggtccagtggttttgttgttcactccatgggaattatgcacattacatttttatatgtgtgtgtgtgtttatgtttgaaaacatggttgttccagagcgcgtttaaatgaacaggcccaatagagctgttattATAATacttatttctgttttaaaagcatatggcactttatcactgttatttatttccatgatacagcactttacgaaacctgtccccactgggttgcttttaattactctgattttatttgcttggattttaatgtatttgtccattattttattttgtgtattgttggaatgttttaagtttatgttaaatatgttgttgttgttcgggcttgtccctgttgtgagccgccccgagtcccttcggggagatggggcgggatataaaaataaagtttattattattattattattattattattattatttatgtgtgtgtgtgtatgtcagcattttctttattcctttatccaatttgtccagtggttttgtccagtggttttgttgtttactccatgggaattatgcatgttacatttttatatatgtgtgtgtatgttagcattttctttattcctttatccaatttgtcgtcgatccactcctttgggcttgtCGCAAACCTACCATTTGTCAAAATAGATGGTCCTGTGCTATTCTTTCCCATTTCTGGCTGAATAGTATATTGGGATATATATGACTACAAATACTTTTATCCCCGTGGCTGCCCTTGTGTTgggctacaaatcccatcattctgaGGCACTGCATCAGGCTACGAATCCCATTATTCCCGGTTGTGAGGCTCTGTATTGGACTTATTATGGACTATAGGTCCCATTGCCCCCATCGGATCCCACAAgttttattatctatctatctatctatctatctatctatctatctatctatctatctatctatctatctatctatctatctatctatctatctatagcttTGATTCCCCAGCTCATTCGCTTCCGTGGCCTTTTtgtccctcctttcttcccttcgaTCCTTACCGGCGGCATCCATTGCGGCGGCTGCAGCGGCGTGACCCGCCATCTTGTCACGCGGAAGTCCTCCCTCAGCGGAGGGCAGGGCTTCGGCGACTCAGCCTCGAACCAACCAATGGGATTGGCGTGTCCTCCGAGTGACAGCGGTGGCACCCAATAAGAGAGTCGTACAGGCGAGGTGGGCTGAAGCGACGTCCTGTACGTCGAAGGGGGCGGGAGGTAAACACAAACCTGGCCTATCCCGTTGCGGCGAGCAAAAGACCGACCAATGGGAAAAATGCCTGCTTCACTACGGTGAGGGAGGAGGCTCAAACATGACAAATAGTTGTGCCATGCTAACCCTTTGTTGACTTGCTGGCATTAGATTAGTTTTCTTAAAGGCACAgaccttaatatttatttatttaatacatttatatccttcgcttctcaccccgaaggggactcagatcggcttacaaattaaatttacaatacaatattatattattagcctagcacaatactggcaataaattattatattgtactataccaatatattgtaatattattagtaatattacatataaaatataatatagaattaatattattatattgtattattagtattatatcgtattacaatataatattatgaatattatatgtatatacaatatgttatattattgatATTCATGAGAGTGGTGGTCACTAGCATAAGTGGTGTATCAATGCTGGAGTCAGGTTATACTTCTATTTTGTGTGGCttttaattagtattattattgttatttgtgttgtcgaaggctttcatggccggaatcactgggttgttgtgcattttccgggctgtatggccatgttccagaagcattctctcctgacgtttcacccacatctatgacaggcatcctcagagattgtgaggatgcctgccatagatgtgggcaaaacgtcagaagaaaatgcttctggaacatggccatacagcccggaaaatgcacgacccattattgttattgtgtatTTTTGGTGTAAATCAATTATTATTGATGTAAATTAATCCATTCACTTGGATTTACGCTTCCAGACCTCCACTACCACTGTGTGGTCAAGAAACACAAAGGAGCAAGATCTGGTGTCACAACTCCTCTATAGTTTATTATTAGTTTGAGGACTATGTTTCGGTATACGGCATAGCACGGAGCGCACGGTGAATTGTTCACGGCCCTCGTGCGACACGAGGACAGGCCGCAAAGCTATGGCTGAGGTCAGAGTGCAAAGGGTCACCCCTAATAGTTGCATATAGACGGAAATATTGGATGGGGAGGTGTTGGCGGCAGTGGTGGCACCCACAAATCCATGGGACCGCCCTCCAAGGTAGGCCCTCCACACCgactcacaacaaccctccaGTGTAGCACTAAGTCACTGTTCTTCTCTTGCAGCCCGACAACAG
This genomic window from Anolis carolinensis isolate JA03-04 unplaced genomic scaffold, rAnoCar3.1.pri scaffold_7, whole genome shotgun sequence contains:
- the pigs gene encoding GPI transamidase component PIG-S, whose amino-acid sequence is MAGHAAAAAAMDAAEKTRGKYAALSFAAIAVVLGLPLWWKTTETYRASLPYAEIAELDTLRFQLTVPVSVVFAKGSLPAKQERKLPSRKMQDVEIPLNPKTSVTSHYEMFYRRATTQEEMILAQKSLEEVDSSLRTTEETSMGSITVYVVPQNSLLLPQDVAVFVGKHRSAVLRSPLNAEDALTKVDAHVQRVAHAMSFTPDSLAEALADRVLIGQPGAEWKRPVKSSLGYEITFSLLNPDPRSHDVHWDIEGAIRRFVKPMLEKLSPVAEFSVDSQILYYAALGVTPRFDPASSSYRLSVHSLPHVINPVEARLGSSAASLYPVLNFLLYIPEDLHSPLYIQGKDGSAVPTNAFHSPRWGGIMIYNVGPDTANETSFPKRVDVNMVAVMEVFLAQLRLLFGVSQTPLPEGALLANPGNAGLCDWELDRLLWARTVENVATVSTTLTSLAQLLGKIGNIVIKDDVASEVFHAVESAQGALQELEAGQLEAAFLASKAAVTSSERAFFHPSLLHLLYFPDDQKFAIYIPLFLPMAVPILLSMAKILRESRAAKKEAGKVD